The proteins below come from a single Malus sylvestris chromosome 3, drMalSylv7.2, whole genome shotgun sequence genomic window:
- the LOC126616079 gene encoding putative disease resistance RPP13-like protein 1 isoform X1, producing the protein MALVGEALLSGSIQVLCRKIASGEFMDFFRARRLNLSLVDKLKVTLMTLHVVLNDAEEKQIVNRAVRMWLYELKHAVFDAEDLVDEIDTEALRCKPKDRTKTTQVCNILSTSLNPFNYKGLNGRIEDLFNKLDHLAKQKDVLGLKEGVGAKVLQRTPTTSVVEEGFCTYGRDGDKEKLKALLLLSDNESSSNFSVVPIFGMGGVGKTTLAQLLYNDGQVKEHFDTNAWVCVSEQYEALRVIQTLIEEITKKPCDNLGMNSLEVQLSEQLMGKRFLLVLDDLWNESYDEWDRLRTLFTYGAKGSKVIVTTRSRRVASIVHNTIPIHDLEKLSDEDCCLLLEKHAFRNENPSAHPDLEGIGKQIACKCNGLPLAAKILGGLLSCNLDYKEWNHILNSNFWNLPHANNSILPSLRLSYHYLPTYLKRCFAYCSIFPKHYEFERENVILLWVADGLILQSESKDTIEEIGERYFDELLSRSLFQKPRLDQPRFTMHDLINDLAMFVSGEFCFRFDQKNSHEVPKRVRHLSYMRGNFDTSLKFEPLKGVECLRTFFPVSLAPYDSRDRGYVSNKVLDDLLPAQKCLRAFSLSRYQNINHLPSSIGNHIHLRYVDLSYTAIKRLPDTVCTLYNLQTLLLLGCSSLVELPADMWKLIHLRHLETSGTNIKEMPAHMGRLKSLRTLTVFMLGKSVGSSIAELRELLHLRGKISILNLQNVVGVIDALLKDKKDLNDVELAWGHEVSNDFVKERHVLERLQPSVNLAKLTIKFYGGTTFPNWVGDSSFSNLQVMRLGACSNCSSLPPVGQLPALKELYIQRMELVTSVDVELYGGNQPFRSLEKLEFRDMPEWKEWLPSPSGGESPDFPRLKELKLIWCQKLRGNLPTHLPSLKILEVWGCEVLHGNRASNTLNTESLRRSLEQLTISGCPGLSLSLQSTETLPSLQMFNISYLGGREWLPQMVHNSNRLQHLSLSKCSSLLSFPTNGLPTTLTSLRIDDCRKLEFLSREMMAELTSLQTLDLVESCDSLRSFPLGIFPKLSSLYIWGCQNLESFSVEGGANENLSHLDSLAIVTCPNLVSFPDGGLPTPNLTYFSVLECNNLKFLPDRMHTLTALQFLWIQSLPNLVSFAQGGLPPNLQTFWIKNCERPRPSAEWGLQGLVSLRRFWIEGNKDLLETLLEEQMLPASLHTLKISSVSNLKSLDGKGLEHLTSLQELRILGCESLEILPKDGFLASLSFLGIWHCPSLKKRYEKKKGKDWKNIARIPCIRIDDEITI; encoded by the coding sequence ATGGCTTTGGTCGGAGAGGCTTTGCTCTCCGGTTCCATCCAGGTGCTCTGCCGCAAGATTGCCTCCGGAGAGTTCATGGACTTCTTCCGGGCAAGAAGACTCAACCTTTCACTCGTGGACAAACTGAAGGTGACGTTGATGACCCTCCACGTAGTCCTCAACGATGCAGAGGAGAAGCAGATTGTCAACCGTGCCGTCAGGATGTGGCTTTACGAGCTCAAACATGCTGTGTTTGATGCCGAGGACTTGGTGGATGAGATTGATACTGAAGCTTTGCGTTGCAAGCCAAAAGATCGAACTAAGACAACCCAGGTGTGCAACATCCTTTCTACCTCTCTTAATCCTTTTAATTATAAGGGCTTGAACGGTAGAATAGAAGATTTATTCAACAAGTTGGATCACCTTGCAAAACAAAAGGATGTCCTCggtcttaaagaaggtgttggggCCAAGGTTTTACAAAGAACTCCCACAACTTCTGTTGTTGAGGAAGGATTTTGTACCTATGGAAGGGATGGagataaagaaaagttaaaagcTCTACTGCTGCTATCTGACAATGAAAGTAGCAGTAATTTTTCTGTTGTCCCTATTTTCGGAATGGGCGGGGTTGGTAAGACAACTCTTGCTCAACTGCTTTACAATGATGGACAAGTTAAAGAGCATTTCGATACGAATGCTTGGGTTTGTGTTTCCGAACAGTATGAGGCTTTGAGGGTGATTCAGACCCTTATTGAGGAAATCACTAAAAAACCTTGTGATAATTTGGGTATGAATTCCCTTGAAGTTCAACTAAGTGAACAATTGATGGGAAAGAGATTTTTACTTGTCCTGGATGACCTTTGGAATGAGAGCTATGATGAGTGGGATCGTCTACGAACTCTTTTCACGTATGGAGCGAAGGGAAGCAAGGTCATTGTAACAACAAGGAGTAGGCGTGTTGCATCCATCGTGCACAATACTATTCCAATTCACGACCTGGAAAAATTATCAGACGAGGATTGCTGCTTGTTACTGGAAAAACATGCATTTAGAAATGAGAACCCTAGTGCTCATCCAGATTTGGAAGGAATTGGTAAGCAAATTGCATGCAAGTGCAACGGTTTGCCTTTAGCTGCAAAAATATTAGGGGGTCTCTTAAGTTGCAACCTAGACTACAAGGAATGGAATCACATACTAAATAGCAATTTTTGGAATCTACCACATGCTAATAATAGTATTCTTCCTTCTCTAAGATTGAGCTACCATTATCTTCCAACTTACTTGAAACGATGCTTTGCTTATTGCTCAATTTTTCCAAAGCACTATGAATTTGAAAGGGAAAATGTAATTCTACTATGGGTGGCAGATGGTTTAATTCTACAGTCAGAGAGCAAGGATACAATAGAGGAGATTGGTGAAAGATACTTTGATGAATTGTTATCGCGATCACTATTTCAAAAACCAAGATTGGACCAACCAAGGTTCACTATGCATGATCTCATCAATGACTTGGCTATGTTTGTGTCTGGAGAGTTTTGTTTCAGGTTCGATCAGAAAAATTCACATGAAGTTCCTAAAAGAGTTCGCCACTTGTCGTATATGAGAGGAAACTTTGATACATCTCTAAAATTTGAGCCATTAAAAGGAGTTGAGTGTTTGCGAACCTTCTTTCCAGTGTCTTTAGCACCATATGATAGCCGTGATCGTGGATATGTAAGCAATAAGGTTCTAGATGATTTACTGCCAGCACAAAAATGTTTACGGGCTTTTTCATTGTCAAGATATCAAAATATCAATCACTTACCTAGTTCCATTGGTAACCACATCCACTTGCGCTATGTTGATCTCTCTTATACGGCAATTAAAAGGTTACCAGATACAGTGTGCACTCTCTACAATTTACAGACTCTGCTGTTGTTAGGTTGTTCGTCTCTTGTTGAATTGCCTGCAGACATGTGGAAATTGATTCATTTGCGTCATCTTGAAACTAGTGGAACTAACATAAAAGAGATGCCTGCGCATATGGGTAGACTAAAAAGTTTGAGAACGCTGACTGTTTTTATGTTGGGGAAATCTGTTGGGTCAAGCATTGCAGAATTGAGGGAGTTGTTGCACCTTCGAGGAAAAATTTCAATCTTGAATCTGCAAAATGTAGTTGGTGTTATTGATGCCTTGCTGAAGGATAAGAAAGATCTCAATGATGTAGAGTTGGCATGGGGTCATGAAGTTTCCAATGATTTTGTGAAAGAGAGACATGTACTTGAAAGACTACAACCTTCGGTAAATTTGGCGAAACTAACCATcaagttttatggtggaaccacTTTCCCCAATTGGGTGGGAGACTCGTCTTTCTCCAACTTACAAGTGATGCGTCTCGGAGCTTGTAGTAATTGTAGTTCTCTGCCACCAGTTGGTCAGCTACCTGCTCTCAAAGAGCTCTACATACAAAGGATGGAATTGGTTACGAGTGTTGATGTTGAGTTGTACGGTGGAAATCAACCATTTCGATCTTTAGAGAAGCTCGAGTTCAGGGATATGCCAGAGTGGAAGGAATGGCTGCCTAGTCCAAGTGGAGGTGAAAGTCCAGACTTTCCTCGGCTTAAGGAGCTGAAGTTAATTTGGTGTCAGAAGCTGAGAGGAAACTTGCCCACTCATCTTCCTTCCTTGAAAATACTTGAGGTCTGGGGATGCGAGGTTCTACATGGAAACAGGGCCAGTAATACCCTGAACACGGAATCCTTACGACGATCTCTTGAACAACTGACAATAAGTGGATGCCCGGGTCTCTCATTGTCACTACAGTCGACGGAGACGCTGCCGTCGCTTCAGATGTTTAATATTTCTTATCTTGGTGGGAGGGAATGGTTGCCGCAAATGGTGCACAACAGCAATCGTCTTCAACATTTGAGTCTTTCTAAGTGTTCCTCACTCTTGTCGTTCCCTACAAATGGTCTGCCCACCACGCTGACATCACTCCGTATAGATGACTGCAGAAAATTAGAATTCCTATCACGTGAGATGATGGCCGAATTGACTTCCCTTCAGACTTTGGATCTTGTAGAGAGCTGTGATTCTCTGAGGTCGTTCCCGTTGGGCATTTTCCCCAAACTTTCATCCCTTTATATATGGGGTTGTCAGAATCTGGAATCCTTTTCTGTTGAAGGAGGAGCAAATGAAAATCTCAGCCATCTCGACTCCCTGGCTATTGTGACATGCCCAAACCTTGTCTCTTTTCCTGACGGAGGATTGCCTACTCCCAACCTGACATACTTTTCAGTCTTGGAATGCAATAATTTGAAGTTTTTGCCGGACCGAATGCACACCCTCACCGCCCTTCAATTTTTGTGGATACAAAGTCTTCCAAATCTGGTGTCATTTGCACAAGGGGGTTTGCCTCCCAACCTACAAACATTTTGGATCAAAAATTGTGAGAGACCGAGGCCTTCAGCGGAGTGGGGATTGCAAGGACTTGTCTCTCTCCGACGATTTTGGATTGAAGGAAACAAGGATCTGTTGGAGACGTTGCTCGAGGAACAGATGCTCCCTGCCAGTCTTCACACTCTCAAAATCTCTTCTGTATCGAATCTGAAATCTTTGGACGGCAAGGGTCTTGAGCACCTCACTTCTCTTCAAGAGCTACGAATTTTAGGGTGCGAGAGTCTCGAAATCCTTCCAAAAGACGGTTTTCTGGCATCTCTTTCTTTCCTGGGCATCTGGCATTGTCCTTCTTTGAAGAAGAGGTacgagaagaagaaaggaaaagattGGAAAAACATAGCTCGCATTCCTTGCATACGGATAGATGATGAAATCACTATATGA
- the LOC126616079 gene encoding putative disease resistance RPP13-like protein 1 isoform X2 codes for MTLHVVLNDAEEKQIVNRAVRMWLYELKHAVFDAEDLVDEIDTEALRCKPKDRTKTTQVCNILSTSLNPFNYKGLNGRIEDLFNKLDHLAKQKDVLGLKEGVGAKVLQRTPTTSVVEEGFCTYGRDGDKEKLKALLLLSDNESSSNFSVVPIFGMGGVGKTTLAQLLYNDGQVKEHFDTNAWVCVSEQYEALRVIQTLIEEITKKPCDNLGMNSLEVQLSEQLMGKRFLLVLDDLWNESYDEWDRLRTLFTYGAKGSKVIVTTRSRRVASIVHNTIPIHDLEKLSDEDCCLLLEKHAFRNENPSAHPDLEGIGKQIACKCNGLPLAAKILGGLLSCNLDYKEWNHILNSNFWNLPHANNSILPSLRLSYHYLPTYLKRCFAYCSIFPKHYEFERENVILLWVADGLILQSESKDTIEEIGERYFDELLSRSLFQKPRLDQPRFTMHDLINDLAMFVSGEFCFRFDQKNSHEVPKRVRHLSYMRGNFDTSLKFEPLKGVECLRTFFPVSLAPYDSRDRGYVSNKVLDDLLPAQKCLRAFSLSRYQNINHLPSSIGNHIHLRYVDLSYTAIKRLPDTVCTLYNLQTLLLLGCSSLVELPADMWKLIHLRHLETSGTNIKEMPAHMGRLKSLRTLTVFMLGKSVGSSIAELRELLHLRGKISILNLQNVVGVIDALLKDKKDLNDVELAWGHEVSNDFVKERHVLERLQPSVNLAKLTIKFYGGTTFPNWVGDSSFSNLQVMRLGACSNCSSLPPVGQLPALKELYIQRMELVTSVDVELYGGNQPFRSLEKLEFRDMPEWKEWLPSPSGGESPDFPRLKELKLIWCQKLRGNLPTHLPSLKILEVWGCEVLHGNRASNTLNTESLRRSLEQLTISGCPGLSLSLQSTETLPSLQMFNISYLGGREWLPQMVHNSNRLQHLSLSKCSSLLSFPTNGLPTTLTSLRIDDCRKLEFLSREMMAELTSLQTLDLVESCDSLRSFPLGIFPKLSSLYIWGCQNLESFSVEGGANENLSHLDSLAIVTCPNLVSFPDGGLPTPNLTYFSVLECNNLKFLPDRMHTLTALQFLWIQSLPNLVSFAQGGLPPNLQTFWIKNCERPRPSAEWGLQGLVSLRRFWIEGNKDLLETLLEEQMLPASLHTLKISSVSNLKSLDGKGLEHLTSLQELRILGCESLEILPKDGFLASLSFLGIWHCPSLKKRYEKKKGKDWKNIARIPCIRIDDEITI; via the coding sequence ATGACCCTCCACGTAGTCCTCAACGATGCAGAGGAGAAGCAGATTGTCAACCGTGCCGTCAGGATGTGGCTTTACGAGCTCAAACATGCTGTGTTTGATGCCGAGGACTTGGTGGATGAGATTGATACTGAAGCTTTGCGTTGCAAGCCAAAAGATCGAACTAAGACAACCCAGGTGTGCAACATCCTTTCTACCTCTCTTAATCCTTTTAATTATAAGGGCTTGAACGGTAGAATAGAAGATTTATTCAACAAGTTGGATCACCTTGCAAAACAAAAGGATGTCCTCggtcttaaagaaggtgttggggCCAAGGTTTTACAAAGAACTCCCACAACTTCTGTTGTTGAGGAAGGATTTTGTACCTATGGAAGGGATGGagataaagaaaagttaaaagcTCTACTGCTGCTATCTGACAATGAAAGTAGCAGTAATTTTTCTGTTGTCCCTATTTTCGGAATGGGCGGGGTTGGTAAGACAACTCTTGCTCAACTGCTTTACAATGATGGACAAGTTAAAGAGCATTTCGATACGAATGCTTGGGTTTGTGTTTCCGAACAGTATGAGGCTTTGAGGGTGATTCAGACCCTTATTGAGGAAATCACTAAAAAACCTTGTGATAATTTGGGTATGAATTCCCTTGAAGTTCAACTAAGTGAACAATTGATGGGAAAGAGATTTTTACTTGTCCTGGATGACCTTTGGAATGAGAGCTATGATGAGTGGGATCGTCTACGAACTCTTTTCACGTATGGAGCGAAGGGAAGCAAGGTCATTGTAACAACAAGGAGTAGGCGTGTTGCATCCATCGTGCACAATACTATTCCAATTCACGACCTGGAAAAATTATCAGACGAGGATTGCTGCTTGTTACTGGAAAAACATGCATTTAGAAATGAGAACCCTAGTGCTCATCCAGATTTGGAAGGAATTGGTAAGCAAATTGCATGCAAGTGCAACGGTTTGCCTTTAGCTGCAAAAATATTAGGGGGTCTCTTAAGTTGCAACCTAGACTACAAGGAATGGAATCACATACTAAATAGCAATTTTTGGAATCTACCACATGCTAATAATAGTATTCTTCCTTCTCTAAGATTGAGCTACCATTATCTTCCAACTTACTTGAAACGATGCTTTGCTTATTGCTCAATTTTTCCAAAGCACTATGAATTTGAAAGGGAAAATGTAATTCTACTATGGGTGGCAGATGGTTTAATTCTACAGTCAGAGAGCAAGGATACAATAGAGGAGATTGGTGAAAGATACTTTGATGAATTGTTATCGCGATCACTATTTCAAAAACCAAGATTGGACCAACCAAGGTTCACTATGCATGATCTCATCAATGACTTGGCTATGTTTGTGTCTGGAGAGTTTTGTTTCAGGTTCGATCAGAAAAATTCACATGAAGTTCCTAAAAGAGTTCGCCACTTGTCGTATATGAGAGGAAACTTTGATACATCTCTAAAATTTGAGCCATTAAAAGGAGTTGAGTGTTTGCGAACCTTCTTTCCAGTGTCTTTAGCACCATATGATAGCCGTGATCGTGGATATGTAAGCAATAAGGTTCTAGATGATTTACTGCCAGCACAAAAATGTTTACGGGCTTTTTCATTGTCAAGATATCAAAATATCAATCACTTACCTAGTTCCATTGGTAACCACATCCACTTGCGCTATGTTGATCTCTCTTATACGGCAATTAAAAGGTTACCAGATACAGTGTGCACTCTCTACAATTTACAGACTCTGCTGTTGTTAGGTTGTTCGTCTCTTGTTGAATTGCCTGCAGACATGTGGAAATTGATTCATTTGCGTCATCTTGAAACTAGTGGAACTAACATAAAAGAGATGCCTGCGCATATGGGTAGACTAAAAAGTTTGAGAACGCTGACTGTTTTTATGTTGGGGAAATCTGTTGGGTCAAGCATTGCAGAATTGAGGGAGTTGTTGCACCTTCGAGGAAAAATTTCAATCTTGAATCTGCAAAATGTAGTTGGTGTTATTGATGCCTTGCTGAAGGATAAGAAAGATCTCAATGATGTAGAGTTGGCATGGGGTCATGAAGTTTCCAATGATTTTGTGAAAGAGAGACATGTACTTGAAAGACTACAACCTTCGGTAAATTTGGCGAAACTAACCATcaagttttatggtggaaccacTTTCCCCAATTGGGTGGGAGACTCGTCTTTCTCCAACTTACAAGTGATGCGTCTCGGAGCTTGTAGTAATTGTAGTTCTCTGCCACCAGTTGGTCAGCTACCTGCTCTCAAAGAGCTCTACATACAAAGGATGGAATTGGTTACGAGTGTTGATGTTGAGTTGTACGGTGGAAATCAACCATTTCGATCTTTAGAGAAGCTCGAGTTCAGGGATATGCCAGAGTGGAAGGAATGGCTGCCTAGTCCAAGTGGAGGTGAAAGTCCAGACTTTCCTCGGCTTAAGGAGCTGAAGTTAATTTGGTGTCAGAAGCTGAGAGGAAACTTGCCCACTCATCTTCCTTCCTTGAAAATACTTGAGGTCTGGGGATGCGAGGTTCTACATGGAAACAGGGCCAGTAATACCCTGAACACGGAATCCTTACGACGATCTCTTGAACAACTGACAATAAGTGGATGCCCGGGTCTCTCATTGTCACTACAGTCGACGGAGACGCTGCCGTCGCTTCAGATGTTTAATATTTCTTATCTTGGTGGGAGGGAATGGTTGCCGCAAATGGTGCACAACAGCAATCGTCTTCAACATTTGAGTCTTTCTAAGTGTTCCTCACTCTTGTCGTTCCCTACAAATGGTCTGCCCACCACGCTGACATCACTCCGTATAGATGACTGCAGAAAATTAGAATTCCTATCACGTGAGATGATGGCCGAATTGACTTCCCTTCAGACTTTGGATCTTGTAGAGAGCTGTGATTCTCTGAGGTCGTTCCCGTTGGGCATTTTCCCCAAACTTTCATCCCTTTATATATGGGGTTGTCAGAATCTGGAATCCTTTTCTGTTGAAGGAGGAGCAAATGAAAATCTCAGCCATCTCGACTCCCTGGCTATTGTGACATGCCCAAACCTTGTCTCTTTTCCTGACGGAGGATTGCCTACTCCCAACCTGACATACTTTTCAGTCTTGGAATGCAATAATTTGAAGTTTTTGCCGGACCGAATGCACACCCTCACCGCCCTTCAATTTTTGTGGATACAAAGTCTTCCAAATCTGGTGTCATTTGCACAAGGGGGTTTGCCTCCCAACCTACAAACATTTTGGATCAAAAATTGTGAGAGACCGAGGCCTTCAGCGGAGTGGGGATTGCAAGGACTTGTCTCTCTCCGACGATTTTGGATTGAAGGAAACAAGGATCTGTTGGAGACGTTGCTCGAGGAACAGATGCTCCCTGCCAGTCTTCACACTCTCAAAATCTCTTCTGTATCGAATCTGAAATCTTTGGACGGCAAGGGTCTTGAGCACCTCACTTCTCTTCAAGAGCTACGAATTTTAGGGTGCGAGAGTCTCGAAATCCTTCCAAAAGACGGTTTTCTGGCATCTCTTTCTTTCCTGGGCATCTGGCATTGTCCTTCTTTGAAGAAGAGGTacgagaagaagaaaggaaaagattGGAAAAACATAGCTCGCATTCCTTGCATACGGATAGATGATGAAATCACTATATGA
- the LOC126616102 gene encoding zinc finger CCCH domain-containing protein 14-like — MMEFGGGGRKRGRPEAAHFNGNGGFKKSKPEMESFQPGIGSKSKPCTKFFSTSGCPFGEGCHFLHYVPGGIKAVSQMTGSNPTHPPPPRNSAAPPSFPDGSSPPAVKTRLCNKYNTVEGCKFGDKCHFAHGEWELGRPTAQSYEDPRAGAGFPGRMGGRMESAPPAHGAVASFGATATAKISVDASLAGAIIGKNGVHSKQICRVTGAKLSIREHETDHKLRNIELEGTLDQIKDASAMVRELIGNVSSGAGPHNMRNPAMSASSPASNFRTKLCENFTKGTCTFGDRCHFAHGQEELRRSAM; from the exons ATGATGGAGTTCGGAGGAGGTGGCCGGAAGAGAGGCAGGCCGGAAGCTGCGCACTTTAATGGGAATGGCGGCTTCAAGAAATCCAAGCCAG AAATGGAGTCCTTTCAACCTGGTATAGGAAGCAAATCGAAGCCATGCACAAAGTTTTTCAG CACTTCCGGGTGCCCTTTTGGTGAAGGGTGTCACTTTTTGCATTATGTTCCTGGTGGCATCAAAGCAGTGTCTCAGATGACTGGTAGCAATCCAAcccatcctcctcctcctagaAATTCAGCAGCCCCGCCATCATTTCCAGATGGTTCTTCTCCTCCAGCTGTCAAGACACGGTTGTGTAATAAGTACAACACAGTTGAAGGTTGCAAGTTTGGGGATAAATGCCATTTTGCCCATGGTGAGTGGGAGCTTGGTAGGCCCACTGCTCAATCCTACGAAGATCCTCGTGCAGGGGCCGGATTTCCAGGCAGGATGGGAGGTCGGATGGAGTCTGCCCCGCCAGCACATGGAGCTGTAGCAAGTTTTGGGGCCACAGCCACGGCTAAGATCAGTGTTGATGCTTCGCTTGCTGGAGCCATTATTGGGAAAAACGGTGTACACTCAAAGCAAATTTGTCGTGTGACCGGAGCGAAGCTTTCTATAAGAGAGCATGAGACAGATCATAAGCTGAGGAACATTGAGCTTGAGGGTACCTTGGACCAGATTAAAGACGCCAGTGCCATGGTTCGTGAGCTCATTGGGAACGTGAGTTCGGGTGCTGGACCTCACAACATGAGGAATCCTGCTATGTCAGCCTCATCTCCGGCAAGCAACTTCAGGACTAAGCTTTGTGAGAACTTTACTAAAGGTACATGCACCTTTGGGGATAGGTGCCACTTTGCACATGGACAAGAAGAGTTGCGCAGGTCGGCGATGTGA